TTCGATACGTGGCGCGGATGTGGCTGGCGGGCGTGGCGCACGATCCCCCGCGCAATACCATCTGGTTGCACATGAATTTTCCGTTGTACTCGCCGAGCGCGCCCGCCGCCGGACGGAATCCTGGATACGCCGCGTACGGACTCGCCGTCCACTCCCACACATCGCCAAACATCTGCTGCAGCGTGTGGCTCGGGTCTGCGACCCGAGGATGAAATACCTCATCCTCCAGCATCGTCCCGCGACTCGGATTCCGTTCCGCCGCGAACTCCCACTCTTCTTCCAACGGCAGCCGCGCTCCCGCCCAGCGCGCGTACGCGTCGGCTTCGTAGTAGCTGACGTGACACGCCGGCTCGCTTTCCTCCACCCGCCGCGTGCCGCTCAGCGTGTACTGCCACCATTCGTCATCGCGGCGTTCCCAGTACAGCGGCGCTTCCCACTGCTGCGCGCACACCGTGTCCCAGCCGTCCGACAGCCACAACTCGGGTCTGCGATATCCGCCGTCGCGCATGAACTCCAGCCACTCGCGGTTGATAACCGCGCGCGACCTCGTGCGAAACGGCCGTAGCAATACCTCGTGTCGCGGACCTTCGTTGTCGAACGCGAAACCGCCGCCCGCATGTCCGATCTCGCGAATCCCGCCCTCAAACTCTTGCCAGGTTGCGTGGCTGGGAGCTGTGTCGCACGGGACTCCAACCCGTGTCTCGCCGCCGACCTTGTCCAAGTGCCCGCGATACGCCGGTCGCAGTGGGCTCGACCACAGCGCGTGCTTGATGTCGGTGAGCAGCAATTCCTGGTGCTGCTGCTCGTGGTTCACGCCCAGCTCAATCAGCGCCAGCGCGTCGTCGTCGGCGCGCTCGATCAGCTCGACCATCGCCTCATCCACGCCGCGGCGGTACGCGTGCACCTCGTCGAGGGACGGACGCGACATCAGCCCGCGCGCCCCGCGATTGGGATGCGCACCCACCTGCTTGTAATAGGAATTGAAAAGTTGACGAAAGCGCTCATCGAACGGCCCGTAGGCCAGTGCGTGGGTTGTCAGGAGGAACGTTGCAAAGAACCACGTGGTATGCGCCAGGTGCCACTTGGTCGGGCTGGCCTCCGGCATCGACTGCAACATCTGGTCTTCCGCCGACAACGGCGCCGCCAGCCGCTCGGTGGCCGCGCGCACCTCGCAATACCTGCGCGCCAGCGCTGGCGCAATCTTCCCGGCTTCGATCCTGTGCGTTGCCATAGCTGCCCCACGTACTCGTGGCGCAGTTACCTAAGATGCGCGGAGCCTGTCCAGGCATCAATTTTTAAGAAGTGTCAGCCTGAGCGAGGACGCGCCAAACAACCAGCCGGCGCGGTCCCCACATGCGGGTGGCGCGTCCGAGTCGAAGGACCTGCTTCTTGTGGCGACCTCGGAGATCCCCCCTCGTCCCGCGATAGCGACTCGCAACTCACAACGGCTTTTTCCCCCATCCACCCCCGCCCGGTGTCTCGATCCTTACCACGTCACCCGCCTTCGCCTCGCGATTGCACTTGCCCGGCAATTCTTCGATCTGACCATCGCGCCGGATGAGCGTTGCCTTGCCCATCGCGCCCACCTCTCCGCCCGCCAACCCATACGGAGGGAATTTCCTGCGATCGGCCAATATCGTGACCTGCGAATCGGCCAGCAATTCGATCTCGCGCACCAGCCCGTCTCCGCCGCGATACTTGCCCTTTCCGCCCGAGCCGCGCCGATAGCCATACCTGCGCACGCGAAACGGATACGCATACTCCAGCGCCTCCACCGGCGTGTTCAGCGAGTTCGTCATGTGGGTGTGAATGCCCGGCACGCCATCCAGTCCTGGGCGCGCGCCCATTCCGCCGGCCGTGGTTTCGTAATAGGCGAATGGTTTACCGCTGCGCGGATCCATGCCGCCGACGGTCACGTTGGTCATGGTTCCCGCGCTCGCCGCCGGGACGCGTTCCGGCGCCGCCTGCGCCAGGGCGCGCATCAGCACGTCCACCGTGCGCTGCGAGGTCTCGACGTTTCCGCCCGCCACCGCCGCCGGCGGCCGCGCATTCACAATCGTTCCCTCCGGCGCCGTCAGCTTGATCGGGTGCATGATCCCGGCCGTCGCCGGCACGTCGTCGCCCAGCAGGCAGCGGAAGACGTAATACGTCGCCGAGTACGTGATCGCCTCGACCGCGTTGATGCTCCCCGCCACCTGCGGATCGGTGCCGGTAAAGTCGACCTCGGCGCGTTTTCTTCGCGGATCGATGCGCAGCGTGACGCGAATCCGTATTGCTCCTTCGTTCACCCCGTCGTCGTCCATGAAATCTTCCGCCGCGAACTCGCCCGCCGGCAGCTTCGCCAGTTCCGCGCGCACCAGCCGTTCGGAATAATCCAGCAATTCGCGCATGTTCCGCCGCACGCGTGCCAGCCCGTACTTCGCGGTCATTTCCGCGAGCCGCTGCGCGCCCACGCGGCACGCCCCGATCTGCGACGTCAGATCGCCCTCGCGCTCCGCCGACGTGCGCACGTTGTACAGCAGCAGCGCCATGATGTCGCGGTCAATCTCGCCCGCGCGTGCGATCTTCACTGGCGGAATCCTGATGCCTTCCTGGTAAATCTCGCGGCACAGCCCCATCGAGCCCGGATACGTTCCGCCCACATCCGCGTGATGCGCCCGGCTCGCCACATAAAACGCCGGTGTGGCGCGGCTCTCTGACCTTTGAGCGCGGTTTGCACTCTTGTCAAACCTCATTCTTTGAAGGGGCGCCATTCTTCGAAGGGGCACGTTTTGAAGGGGCGCGGCTTTAGCCGCGCCGTAGTGCCCGGCTGCTCTTCCAGCTTTAGCCGCTGAGGGAGCTGTTTCGAACTGATCCGAACCGCTTTTGAAATCATCTTTACAGACATACACCGGCAAAACCATTGTGATATCCGGCAGGTGCGTCCCTCCGGCGTACGGATCGTTCAGAATCGCAATGTCTCCCGGGTCGAGCTCCAACGCCTCCACCGCAGCCTTTACCGACATCGGCATCGAGCCCAAATGCACCGGCATATGGTCGCCCATCGCGACCACCTGCCCGGCGCCGTCGAACACCGCGCAGGAATAATCGCGCCGCTCTTTGATGTTGGGTGAAAACGCGGTGCGCCGCAGCGTAGCGCCCATCTCCTCCGCGATGGAGTGAAACGCGCTGCGAAAAATCGCCAGCTCGATCGGATCGACTTTTGGCTTCTTCGCCATCACCGTACTTCGATCACCATGTTTTCGCGCTCGTCCACGTGTGCGCGGCATCCCGGCGGCAGCACCGTCGTGGCGCTGTACTCGGCGACGATCGCCGGCCCCACAAACGCATCGCCCGGCCGCAATCGCGCGCGGTCGTACACCGGCGCCTTGGAAGCCTTGCCTTCAAAAATCACGCGACGATGCTTCACGATCGCTTGCTCGCCATTGCCGCGCGCCAACTTCTTCTTAGGGAAGGGCACCGGCTCGCTCGACGCCACCATCCTCACGCGCACGTTCACCACCTCGACCCGCCGTTGCTCGTCGGCGTATCCATAGCGCCGGCGATGCGCCTGGTGAAAGCGCTTCACGAAGTCGCGACCGAACGGCACGCTCAGCTCAAATCCCTGACCTGCGTAACGAACATCCGCGTAGCGCATCGCGACCGCCTTCAGGCCTTCAGCCCGCATCTCTTTTGTGCCGCGCTGCTCCAGCTCGCGAAAATGCTTTTCCAGCGGCGCCGCATCCGTGCCCAGCATCACCGTGCGCGAATAATCCTTCACCACGTCCGACATCAGGATTCCGAGCGCCGACAGCGCGCCCGGCATCTGCGGCACCAGGACGCGCGGAATGCGCAAGGCACGCGCCAGCGCGCAGGCGTGCAGCGGCCCTGCGCCGCCAAAGCTCACCAGCGTGAAGTCGCGCGGATCGTGTCCGCGCTCCACCGAGATCACTCGTATGGCCTTTTCCATTGCCGCTTCCGCCAGCCGCACGATTCCGGCGGCAAATTCTTCGACGCTCGCCAGCGGCCCTTTCGCTGCTTGCAAGAACTTCCGCGCGCGCTCTTCCTCCAACGACATCTCGCCGCCAAGAAAGAACTCCGGGTCCAGCCTCCCCAGCGCGAGGTTCGCATCTGTGACTGTCGGCTCCGTGCCGCGCCCGTAGCAGATCGGCCCGGGATCGGCGCCCGCCGACTGCGGCCCCACTCGCAGCGCGCCCCCGGCGTCGAACCGCGCCAGCGATCCGCCGCCCGCGCCCACGCTGTGTATGTCCAGCATCGGCACGCTGATCGGCAGCCCCGCAACGAGCGACTCGTTGGTCGTGCGCAGACCCTCGCCGCCGTCCACCAGTGCCACGTCGGTCGAAGTCCCGCCCATGTCGAACCCGATGATCTTGTTGAACCCGGCCATGCGCGCTACCGCGTGTGCGCCCACCACACCGCCCGCCGGACCCGACAGTACGGTTCGCACCGGCTCCTTCGCCGCCACCGTCGCCGAAACGATCCCTCCCGATGACTGCATCACCTGCAGCCGCCCACCCGCGAATTCGCTCTCCAGCGCCCTCTGCAGCCCGCTGATGTACCGCCCCATCTTCGGCGCCAGGTACGCGTTCACCACCACGGTGGACGCGCGCTCGTACTCGCGAAACTCGGGCAGGATTTCGTGCGATAGCGACACCGGCACGCCCAGCTTGTCCAGTGCCGTCGCCACTGCCCGCTCGTTTCTTGGATTGGCAAAGGAAAAGAGGAGCGAAACCGCGATCGCCTCCGGCCGCGCTGCCCGGATTGAATCGGCCAATTCCTGCAGATCGTGCGCGCCCGGCGACTGCAGAATTTCTCCCGTCGCCGACGTCCGCTCCGCCACGCCGAACCTCAACTCCGGCGGCGCCAGCGGCGGATCCGGAACCACGAACCAGTCATACAGCCGCGGCCGTGCCTGCCGCCCGATCGCAATCGTGTCCTCAAATCCCTCCGTCGTGACGAACGCCATCCGCGCACCCTTGCGCTCCAGCACCGTGTTCGTGCCGACCGTGGTTCCGTGCCGGACCTCCAGAACTTCCCCGGTTGCCCCACCCTTATCGTCCCCAGTGGGCAGCCCACCCTTATCTCGCCCAGGTTTGGCGAGATAGGGTGGGGTCGTTCCTCGCACAATCTTCCGCAACGCCTCGACAATTGCCTCCGCCGGATTCGCGGGTGTGGAGAACACTTTCAGCACGTGCGTCTTCCCGTCGCGCAGATACACGCAATCGGTGAACGTCCCGCCGGTATCAACCGCAACTCTCATGCACTAGCCACAGACCACTAGCCACAGCTACTACAACACCGCCGTCTCCTCCAGCAATCTCCCGGTCGCGAACCGGTTCACGCTCAACAGCTCCGGATTTACGACATCCGTGCTCCCGGTCAAAATCAAATCGCTGAGAATTTTTCCCGTCGAAGGCGCGTGCATGACGCCGTGCCCGCTGAAGCCGTTGGCCAGGAAAAACCCGCGCACCTCGTCCACCGCGCCCAGGATGCAGTGATGATCCGGCGTCACCTCGTACAGCCCCGCCCACGCGCGTTTGGGATTAACTGCCAGGTTCTCGAACACCGGCACCCGCTCCGCCGCGCGCGTCAGCACTTTCTCAATGAACGACGGTTCAAAGTCGGTTTTGAATCCCGGCGTTTCTTCCGGATCGTTCCACGCCAGCAGGAAACCCAGAGACTCCGGCCGAAAATGAAATCCATTGCTCATATCAATGATCATCGGCGCCGTGTGCGGAAACTGATCGAACGGTTCGGTCGGCACCAGCATGCGCCGCAGCGGCTCGATGGGCAGATCCACGCCGGCCATCGCACCCACTTCCGCCGCCCACGCGCCCGCCGCGTTCACTACTGTGTTCGTCTCCACCGTGCCGCGGGTCGTCTTAACGGCCGTCACCCGCGTGCGTTCGACCTTGATTTCCGTGACCTGCGTGTTCTTCCAAATTCGCGCGCCCTGCTCCAGCGCCCAGTTCATGAACCCGTTCATCGCGCTGTACGGGTCCACGAATCCGTCGCTCGCGCAAAAGCTTCCGCCCACGATGTCGTCGCCCTTCAACTGCGGATACGTCGAGCGTATCTCCTCCGCCGACACCAGCCGCGCCGTCCTCAGCCCCAGCTTCACCTGGCGCTCAAGGTTCGCGCTCAGGTATTTCATGTGCGCGTCGCGCGTGGCCACGAACAGATACCCTTGCGGCCGGTATCCGCACGGATATCCCAGCGTCTCCTCGAACGCCGCGTAGAAGGGAATCGAGTACATCGACATCTGTATGTTCACCGGCGTGGCGAACTGTGCCCGCACGCCGCCCATGCTTTTGCCGGTCGATCCTTTGCCTTGCGATGTCTCGCGCTCGATTACCAGCACGCTGCGGCATCCCGCCGCCGTCAAGTGATAGGCGATGCTCGCCCCGACAATTCCTCCGCCGACAATCACCACATCCGCAGTTTCCACTGGCATTCCGCTGCCTCAAGTCTGCAACCTGCTTTCGCGACCGCATATCGTAGCCTGAGCTCGTCGCATTCCACCTTCGTGCCACCCCCAACCCGAAGATTTTTTCGCTGGCAAATTAGTTACTTAGTAACAAAAAGAATGCCCCCATCCCGGCAACTCGTGTATCCTTGCCGTCGTCGTATGGCGTACTTTGACGTTCGTAAAGCTCTCTAGACGACGGTTAACCAGCGACAGCCAACCACCCTTCCAAAATTAGCACCACGACGGTGAAGCTATGCAGAAGGGTTTCTTAGGTTACTTGCGACTCCAATGCTCGCCGGCGCTGTTATTGCGCGTGCTGAAACCCTCCTCTCCCTTCCAGGTAGCCTCCGGATCGCTGCCGTCCAGCGTCTGCTTCCCCGCTAACCTTTGTGACTCGATCCCTAGCACATGTCATTTGCCAGCCCTTATGTGCAGCACTGCCCATCACGGTCCCGACTTGTGGGACCGCGCGCGGGCTCATCTGTTTAATCCATAGCAAACACAAGGAGGTCGGGCGTAGCCGGCTATGAAGTCCATATCGGCAGTCTTCCTCGTTTTGATCTTTGCGGCGGCTCTTGCCGGCGCGCAGTCCAAACCAGCGTCGCAGGCAACAGCACCGTCGTCCCAGGAAGCAGGTGCGGACCAATATGTCGGCGCCTCTACCTGTCAGGGTTGCCACGACGAAGTGTACAAGGTCTTCGAGACTTCTCCGCACTGGGTAACCACCCAGGAAACCAAGACGACCCACGGCGCTCACGGTTGCGAATCCTGCCATGGTCCGGGGAAGGCCCACGTCGAGGGCGGCGGCGACAAGTCCAAGATCTTCGTCTTCCTCACCGCCAAGAGCGATGAGATCACCAAGCGCTGCATGGCCTGCCACGAAGCCAAGCCGGAGCAGCGGGATTTCATGCGCTCCACGCACAACGAGAACGGCGTCAGTTGCACCAGTTGCCACTCCATCCACCACAGCAAGGGAGAATATCTGCTGACCAGCAAGCAGCCCATGCTGTGTTACTCCTGCCACGCCGAACAGAGGGCCGATTTCCAGAAGACATTCCGCCATCGAGTGAACGAGGGCTTGATCAAGTGCACCGACTGCCACAATGCGCACGGCACTCTGCGTGATCGCCAGGTCCGGTCAGCGCCCAATCAGGACCTCATCTGCTTGAAATGCCACGCCGACAAGCGTGGGCCCTTCGTCTTCGAGCACGAACCCGTCCGGGTTGAGGGTTGCATGGTTTGCCACACCCCGCACTCCTCGGTATATCCCCGCATGTTGCTCACCGCACGCATCAACTCACTTTGCACCCAGTGCCACGAGCAACTGCCGGTGGGTGTGCACGGCGCGCAGAACCAATATCGGCAGGCTTGCATCGTGTGCCACATGAGTATTCACGGCTCAAACGTGAGCAACCTTTTCTTCAAATAGAGCAAGGAGAACCACCATGGCAAATCGAAAGCACAATGCGCCGCGGCCTCTCCTTCGCGGAGAAAAGCCGTTGGATGGGAGCCGACCTATGAACACCAAACATGCATTTCTTGTCGTGATCCTGATGTTGGCATTGCCGCTGTTTGCGCTGGCGCAAGAGCCCGATCAACCAGGCCAGGTTTGGGGCGACTACACGGTTCACCAGTCCATCGAACTCGGCGGCCACATTGTGGGCGTCGGCGGCAATCCGCAGATGTACGATACCTTCGTCAACCTCGCCAGCGGTCCGCGCCTTCTGTCGCAGGAACTGTCGATGCAGTCCCGGACCCACCAGAGCGTGCTCTTCGACAACCTGTACCTGAGCAGTTTCGGATTCGGCGGCGAACCGGAGAGTCTGGCTCGCCTGCGGATTCAGAAGAGCAAGGTGTACAACTTTGTCGGCCTCTATCGCCGCGATAAGAACTATTTCGACTATGACCTGTTTGCCAACCCGCTCAACCTGAACGCCGGTATCACCACTTGCGGCGTCGGTTGCACCAACGCCTTCACCCCGTCGGCACTACCTTGGTTCAACAATTCCCCGCACTTGCAGGCCACCACCCGCAACATGGGTGATTTCTCCCTGACACTCCTGCCCGAGTCCGCCGTCAGCGTCCGTCTCGGTTATGCCCGCAATGCCACTTATGGAAGAGTGGACACCAGCCTGGAGGCGCCCATTCGCACCATCTTGACGGAGGACTCCCAGTGGCGTTCCGACCGCTACCAATTCGGTGTGGATCTGAAGCTGCTGCCGCGCACCAACCTCAGCCTCGATGTATTTTTCGAGCACGACAAGAACGACATCGGCTTCCTCGATGGCAACGTGCTCTATGCGTTGGGTAACGCCACTGGACCGACGGTCGATATCGGGGTCCTGCTACCGCCCTTGAGTGGCACCCTGCCCTCGTGCGCCGGTGCCGGCACCCCCCAGACCATTCACACGGGGAATATTTTCATTATCAATTCGGGCTGCAATGCCGTTCTCGTGAACTCCGGCCCCGGCGGCCCCTATTTTAAGCGCGGTCATCTCCGTACCGACATTCCGACCGGGCAGATTGCGTTGCAGTCGAATTATTTCCGCAAGCTGGACCTCACCGCCAGCGCCACCTACAGTTCCGCCAGTTCCGATTTCCTGAACTTCAACGAGTTCATGCATGGCAGTACCGCCACCCTGAACAGCGGCAGTCCCAACACGGATCGTGTCTCGGCCAACGCCGACCTTGGCGTGACCCTCCACCTCACCAAGCACTTGAGCATTTCCGACAAGTTCCGCTGGCTGAACTGGCGTGAACCGGGTGCCTTCACCAATACGGCGTTCAACTGCGTTCTCGCTTCTGGCGCGGCCCTCGCTGGCCCTACCGGATTTCCCGCCGGTGCGGTCACCCTGACCGCACTCCGCAATCCCTGCAATAGCGACATTCTCACCCTCACCGGCGTGACCGCCTCCGGCAACGCCACCAGTGGAAGCTACCAAGCCATAACTTCCTATAACTCGATTTTGGGCGAAGATTCGTACTTCAACATCGTGAAGTTGAACTGGCAGCCCAGTCGTCGTCTCGGCGGTTACATCGGTTACCGCTACGGGCATCGCAAGGTGAGGGATGGCAATCTCGGCGTCGGCGTCTATAACCAGGTGACCACGAATTTTGCAAACAACGGCACCGGCGCGGTTCCCACCACTCCTACGGTTACGACCTCCGTCGGCGCCGTGGACAAAGAAGAAATCAACCTGCATACCGGCCTGCTGGGAGTTGCGGTTCGTCCCGTGGACGCGTGGCGGATCAATGGCGATCTGGAGTTCCTCTATGCCGACAACTCCTTCACCCTCATCACTCCGCGTCACCAGCAGCGGGTGCGGGTTTACAGCAACTACAAGTTGAATCGCTGGATGAGCCTTAACGGCGGTCTGCATTTTGTCGAGACGCGCAATGGTTTTGCCGCCGGGGACACCGTCGAAAACCTCTCCGGAACCATAGCCGCCAACGTCGGCGGCCCACTGTTTCCGGCTACGTTTACTTCTGCCGCCTATGGCCACAAGGACCATTGGCGCTACTACACCTTCGGAACCAGTATCAACCCCAACTCCAAGTTCACCTTTGATCTGGGATGGACTTTGCTGGACCAGGACATCAAGTCGGCGACCTGCCTACCGTTAAGCGGGACGGGAGGAGTGTTCGGCGGTACGGTTACTGCTCCCGCCCCCTGCAACAACGCTGCCACTGCTCGGGCGTTCCTGCAGGACTTTCAGGAGTCCACCAACTCCGCCTACACCAACATTGCCTACCGGCCGACCAAACGCTTTACTCTGAGCCTCGGCTATGAGGTCACTCAAGACAACGGGCACACCAACTGGCGGCGTCTGGACAATGGCACCAATCTCCAGGTGGTCGGCGACATTTTCGGTAACTCACCCCCGCTAGCCGGCAACCCAATCTCACCCTGTCCGCTCGGGTCCGCGGGTGCTGCCGTCGGCTGCATTTTCCCCGGACCGTTCCCCGATCAACCACTTGGTCCTCAGGCCATCAACTGGCACAAAGGCTCCGCCGGCTTGGCCTTTGAAGTGGTCAAGGGAGTCGAGTTCAAGGGCCTGTGGAGCTATTACGACTACAACGGGAAAGATCACAGCCCCGCGTTAGCGTTGCTGACAGTCACCTCTCGTCGTGATTTCCACGCCCACGTCGGAACTCTTTCGTTGAGGTACAGCTTCTAATTCCACTTCCCACAGAAGGCTACGGGGCGGTCGTGAGGCCGCCCCAAATTTTCTTGTTACCTCTCGTCCCATCGTGGGAGCGGGAAAAATCGATTGTCGATCCACAGATCTCGGTTGAACCCGAGCATCTTCTGCCGCTGAAGGGCTGTTAGCGACAACCATCGGTCTCTATCACAGGCCGTTTATCGATATCGATTGTCGCGGCTTAGACGATAGCGGTGGTTCAGGCGCCACGACTCGAATCTTCGGAATCCATGGATTTCGTCCAAATCAAACTCCGCGATTAGCAGTTCTTCGTCTTCGCCGGCAGCAGCTACGAGCGGGCTTTGAGGTTTA
Above is a genomic segment from Terriglobia bacterium containing:
- the egtB gene encoding ergothioneine biosynthesis protein EgtB — its product is MATHRIEAGKIAPALARRYCEVRAATERLAAPLSAEDQMLQSMPEASPTKWHLAHTTWFFATFLLTTHALAYGPFDERFRQLFNSYYKQVGAHPNRGARGLMSRPSLDEVHAYRRGVDEAMVELIERADDDALALIELGVNHEQQHQELLLTDIKHALWSSPLRPAYRGHLDKVGGETRVGVPCDTAPSHATWQEFEGGIREIGHAGGGFAFDNEGPRHEVLLRPFRTRSRAVINREWLEFMRDGGYRRPELWLSDGWDTVCAQQWEAPLYWERRDDEWWQYTLSGTRRVEESEPACHVSYYEADAYARWAGARLPLEEEWEFAAERNPSRGTMLEDEVFHPRVADPSHTLQQMFGDVWEWTASPYAAYPGFRPAAGALGEYNGKFMCNQMVLRGGSCATPASHIRATYRNFFPPQARWQFSGVRLASDID
- a CDS encoding hydantoinase B/oxoprolinase family protein, giving the protein MVLPVYVCKDDFKSGSDQFETAPSAAKAGRAAGHYGAAKAAPLQNVPLRRMAPLQRMRFDKSANRAQRSESRATPAFYVASRAHHADVGGTYPGSMGLCREIYQEGIRIPPVKIARAGEIDRDIMALLLYNVRTSAEREGDLTSQIGACRVGAQRLAEMTAKYGLARVRRNMRELLDYSERLVRAELAKLPAGEFAAEDFMDDDGVNEGAIRIRVTLRIDPRRKRAEVDFTGTDPQVAGSINAVEAITYSATYYVFRCLLGDDVPATAGIMHPIKLTAPEGTIVNARPPAAVAGGNVETSQRTVDVLMRALAQAAPERVPAASAGTMTNVTVGGMDPRSGKPFAYYETTAGGMGARPGLDGVPGIHTHMTNSLNTPVEALEYAYPFRVRRYGYRRGSGGKGKYRGGDGLVREIELLADSQVTILADRRKFPPYGLAGGEVGAMGKATLIRRDGQIEELPGKCNREAKAGDVVRIETPGGGGWGKKPL
- a CDS encoding hydantoinase/oxoprolinase family protein, which produces MRVAVDTGGTFTDCVYLRDGKTHVLKVFSTPANPAEAIVEALRKIVRGTTPPYLAKPGRDKGGLPTGDDKGGATGEVLEVRHGTTVGTNTVLERKGARMAFVTTEGFEDTIAIGRQARPRLYDWFVVPDPPLAPPELRFGVAERTSATGEILQSPGAHDLQELADSIRAARPEAIAVSLLFSFANPRNERAVATALDKLGVPVSLSHEILPEFREYERASTVVVNAYLAPKMGRYISGLQRALESEFAGGRLQVMQSSGGIVSATVAAKEPVRTVLSGPAGGVVGAHAVARMAGFNKIIGFDMGGTSTDVALVDGGEGLRTTNESLVAGLPISVPMLDIHSVGAGGGSLARFDAGGALRVGPQSAGADPGPICYGRGTEPTVTDANLALGRLDPEFFLGGEMSLEEERARKFLQAAKGPLASVEEFAAGIVRLAEAAMEKAIRVISVERGHDPRDFTLVSFGGAGPLHACALARALRIPRVLVPQMPGALSALGILMSDVVKDYSRTVMLGTDAAPLEKHFRELEQRGTKEMRAEGLKAVAMRYADVRYAGQGFELSVPFGRDFVKRFHQAHRRRYGYADEQRRVEVVNVRVRMVASSEPVPFPKKKLARGNGEQAIVKHRRVIFEGKASKAPVYDRARLRPGDAFVGPAIVAEYSATTVLPPGCRAHVDERENMVIEVR
- a CDS encoding FAD-binding oxidoreductase produces the protein METADVVIVGGGIVGASIAYHLTAAGCRSVLVIERETSQGKGSTGKSMGGVRAQFATPVNIQMSMYSIPFYAAFEETLGYPCGYRPQGYLFVATRDAHMKYLSANLERQVKLGLRTARLVSAEEIRSTYPQLKGDDIVGGSFCASDGFVDPYSAMNGFMNWALEQGARIWKNTQVTEIKVERTRVTAVKTTRGTVETNTVVNAAGAWAAEVGAMAGVDLPIEPLRRMLVPTEPFDQFPHTAPMIIDMSNGFHFRPESLGFLLAWNDPEETPGFKTDFEPSFIEKVLTRAAERVPVFENLAVNPKRAWAGLYEVTPDHHCILGAVDEVRGFFLANGFSGHGVMHAPSTGKILSDLILTGSTDVVNPELLSVNRFATGRLLEETAVL
- a CDS encoding DmsE family decaheme c-type cytochrome; the protein is MKSISAVFLVLIFAAALAGAQSKPASQATAPSSQEAGADQYVGASTCQGCHDEVYKVFETSPHWVTTQETKTTHGAHGCESCHGPGKAHVEGGGDKSKIFVFLTAKSDEITKRCMACHEAKPEQRDFMRSTHNENGVSCTSCHSIHHSKGEYLLTSKQPMLCYSCHAEQRADFQKTFRHRVNEGLIKCTDCHNAHGTLRDRQVRSAPNQDLICLKCHADKRGPFVFEHEPVRVEGCMVCHTPHSSVYPRMLLTARINSLCTQCHEQLPVGVHGAQNQYRQACIVCHMSIHGSNVSNLFFK